A DNA window from Linepithema humile isolate Giens D197 chromosome 6, Lhum_UNIL_v1.0, whole genome shotgun sequence contains the following coding sequences:
- the LOC105667561 gene encoding uncharacterized protein isoform X2: MMSDNQSAKRKRKQSIKDLRCSENATNGFKESLEPSWDFINVFLDDGKKRLTRGMLQKLIEQAMVDEETSNRDDQDVSIIECGSKPSLPLQQISQKKKLRSSLNKKKNRSSIILINNDLSDGHSADMHESIQSSSNGENIAPQMEDDIVELWSSLKTNNKGKKNTFKKRKCNKMNNETSFVIDTKPDFKNLNRLKMKSANKRRKLYHKNDNAAMAHNPFVMQVTSKDVKQRQRTKQHYNDIDSNIKLTKVQSHKKETKKNKKCPALSQVSSSATSLVRNLASSSTQNAISTLNKLREIVVDGSNVAMAYTHHKEFAEKGIQLVVDYFMTRGHIVKVFLPLHIRRKRYSFLEEMYEKGVVVFTPSRKILGRQITPYDDRYILEYATLCNGIVISADQYRDLYQERPEWRDTIENRLLTPTFVGDRVMFPEDPLGRSGPDLHTFLRH, translated from the exons ATGATGAGTGATAATCAATCTGccaagagaaagaggaagcaAAGTATCAAAGATTTAAGGTGTTCTGAAAACGCGACAAATGGTTTTAAGGAaag CCTGGAGCCATCTTGGGactttataaatgtttttctggatgatggaaaaaaaagattgacaCGTGGAATGTTGCAGAAATTAA TTGAACAAGCGATGGTAGACGAGGAAACAAGTAATAGAGATGACCAAGATGTTTCAATAATCGAATGCGGCTCAAAGCCATCCTTACCTCTGCAGCAAATATCGCAGAAGAAAAAGTTGCGAAGTTCTctgaataagaaaaagaatagatcatcgataatattaataaataacgattTATCTGACGGCCACTCGGCGGATATGCATGAATCCATTCAATCTTCAAGCAATGGAGAAAACATAG CACCGCAAATGGAGGATGATATAGTTGAACTGTGGTCAAgtttaaaaactaataataaagggaagaaaaatacattcaaaAAACGTAAATGCAACAAGATGAATAACGAAACGAGTTTTGTAATAGATACAAAACCAGACTTCAAAAATCTCAATCGTTTGAAGATGAAATCTGCAAACAAAAGGCGAAAATTGTATCACAAAAATGACAATGCTGCAATGGCGCATAATCCATTTGTCATGCAAGTGACATCTAAAGATGTCAAACAACGCCAAAGAACAAAGCAACACTACAATGATATAGATTCAAATATCAAGTTGACAAAAGTACAATCTCACAAAAAAGAGacaaagaaaaacaaaaagtgtCCAGCTTTGAGTCAAGTTTCAAGTTCAGCTACAAGTTTAGTTCGGAATCTGGCTTCAAGTTCAACTCAAAATGCAATTtcaactttaaataaattaagagaaaTAGTTGTTGATGGTAGCAATGTGGCGATGGC ATACACGCATCACAAAGAATTTGCTGAAAAGGGTATCCAATTAGTAGTAGATTATTTTATGACAAGAGGCCATATTGTGAAAGTTTTTTTACCACTGCACATTCGGAGAAAAAGATATTCATTTCTTGAGGAGATGTACGAAAAAGGCGTCGTCGTTTTTACACCTAGTCGTAAGATCCTCGGCAGACAAATTACTCCTTACGACGATAG ATATATTTTGGAATACGCGACGTTGTGCAACGGAATAGTAATTTCCGCCGATCAATATAGAGATTTGTACCAGGAGAGACCAGAATGGCGTGACACGATTGAAAATCGTTTATTGACGCCAACCTTCGTCGGGGATCGTGTTATGTTTCCGGAAGATCCGTTAGGCAGGTCCGGCCCTGATCTCCATACATTTTTGCGGCACTAA
- the LOC105667565 gene encoding coiled-coil-helix-coiled-coil-helix domain-containing protein 7, with translation MRLCFCFNVSGYVGEMSVQENNVTNKGVDPAKRLRCDQEENNPCHKEHLLSLKCLDSNQETRSACEVYFVNYRNCKDFWATVQSERKLKGIKPYMPPPKERAKIKADFLNSR, from the exons ATGAGGTTATGTTTTTGTTTCAATGTCAGCGGTTATGTCGGCGAGATGAGTGTTCAAGAAAATAACGTTACAAATAAAGGAGTAGATCCTGCGAAAAGATTACGATGTGACCAGGAAGAAAATAATCCTTGTCACAAg GAGCATCTCTTATCTTTAAAATGCCTCGATTCCAACCAGGAGACACGTAGTGCGTGTGAAGTATACTTTGTCAACTATAGAAACTGTAAAGATTTTTGG GCTACTGTACAGTCTGAGCGCAAATTAAAAGGTATCAAGCCATATATGCCGCCTCCGAAGGAGCGTGCAAAGATAAAAGCTGATTTCCTTAACTCTAGGTAA
- the LOC105667563 gene encoding ethanolaminephosphotransferase 1-like isoform X1, whose protein sequence is MYRKFKFEIEYLTEEHLTGFESYKYSSLDTSPLSVYVMHPFWNKVVQYCPKWVAPNVLTFSGFLFTVLNFMLFASYDYYFYASSDDKPEYPPIPRWVFAVAAFNIFMAYTLDGIDGKQARRTQTSGPLGELFDHGLDSWTAMLITVCMYSVFGRTDHSVSPIRMYFILWNVFINFYLSHWEKYNTGVLFLPWGYDASMLATVIVFTLTSIGGHEAWKFELPGGVSAGMMFEMLFYVSALVSNLPVVLWNIYKSYRDKTGKMRTFPEAIRPLVPLILLFAISTLWILHSPSNVLEKDPRIIYFAIGTIFSNICCRLIVSQMSNTRCEVLPWILLPVAVAAIFSFILPRVDLESMYLVSVVAVLAHIHYGACVVRQMCRHFRIQTFSIKDHSE, encoded by the exons atgtatcgaaAATTTAAGTTCGAGATAGAATACCTAACGGAGGAACACCTCACGGGCTTTGAAAGTTACAAA TATAGCTCCTTGGATACGAGTCCTCTGAGCGTGTATGTTATGCACCCTTTTTGGAACAAAGTAGTACAG TATTGTCCTAAATGGGTTGCTCCAAATGTACTAACTTTCTCTGGGTTTCTTTTCACTGTGTTGAACTTTATGTTATTTGCAAGTTACGATTATTACTTCTATGCGTCTAGTGATGACAAACCAGAATATCCTCCTATACCACGGTGGGTCTTTGCTGTGGCcgcttttaacattttcatggCCTACACGCTTG ATGGAATAGATGGAAAGCAGGCACGACGTACACAAACGTCCGGTCCATTAGGAGAACTATTTGATCATGGTTTAGACAGTTGGACTGCTATGTTGATTACTGTGTGCATGTACTCAGTATTCGGCAGAACGGATCACAGCGTTTCACCAAtaagaatgtattttatattgtggAACGTATTTATTAACTTCTACCTGAGTCACTGGGAAAAATATAACACCGGTGTGTTATTTTTACCCTGGGGATACGATGCTTCCATGCTA GCAACCGTCATAGTATTTACTCTTACCAGCATAGGTGGACACGAAGCTTGGAAATTTGAATTGCCAGGCGGTGTGTCAGCGGGAATGAtgtttgaaatgttattttatgtcAGTGCACTTGTGTCCAATTTGCCAGTCGTTCTTTGGAATATATACAA ATCGTACAGAGATAAAACTGGCAAAATGCGAACATTTCCAGAGGCAATAAGGCCTTTAGTACCTTTGATTTTGCTCTTCGCAATTTCCACACTCTGGATATTGCACTCTCCGAGTAACGTCCTAGAAAAGGATccaagaataatatattttgcgattggcacaattttttccaatataTGT TGTCGATTGATCGTATCTCAAATGAGTAATACTAGATGCGAGGTATTACCTTGGATATTATTGCCAGTAGCGGTGGCCGCTATTTTCTCGTTTATCTTACCCAGAGTGGATCTGGAATCTATGTATTTAGTCTCTGTAGTAGCCGTTTTAGCACATATTCATTATGGCGCTTGTGTG GTACGTCAAATGTGTCGCCACTTCCGCATTCAAACCTTCTCTATAAAAGATCATTCCGAATGA
- the LOC105667562 gene encoding contactin-1 isoform X3, producing the protein MSRSRSRREERKTQGRSIDERYAVHESLISTLCQAFTRSPYYGRMDERKLLPLLILFLTGWQEAVYAVVPIQYITVDVGKGLKLACDDENALTYSEESNIRVMWVREGREDGQVERLKIKPNGMLELLNVSTNDAGNYSCTMDDHDVVKARINVEVKTPPPALHNVWVKPSTILANILWEVAGTGGYPIIDFTAEYRLKPVAGEEPEEWKPIIPTHIPPNSRQIDVYHLVPNTTYSFRVWATNQLGKGEIVEVEGHTHHSVEELAQLEEQEVIELVPNIILNPGFFDERTEHVPQDENFNNQTTTRLNNNSVVQPRRV; encoded by the exons ATGTCGCGTAGTCGAAGTCGCCGCGAGGAACGAAAGACACAAGGCCGATCGATCGACGAGAGATATGCGGTCCACGAGAGTCTCATAAGTACACTTTGCCAGGCGTTCACGCGCTCGCCTTATTATGGCAGAATGGACGAACGTAAATTGCTGCCGTTGCTGATACTCTTCTTGACAG GATGGCAGGAAGCAGTGTATGCCGTCGTACCAATACAATACATTACCGTAGACGTTGGTAAAGGCCTGAAATTGGCCTGCGATGACGAGAATGCTCTTACGTATTCCGAGGAGTCGAATATCAGAGTGATGTGGGTGAGAGAAGGGCGAGAAGATGGGCAGGTTGAGCGACTGAAAATCAAGCCAAACGGCATGCTGGAATTGTTGAACGTCAGCACAAACGATGCCGGCAATTATTCGTGCACCATGGACGATCACGATGTTGTGAAAGCTAGGATCAATGTGGAAGTCAAAA CTCCTCCTCCTGCTTTGCACAATGTATGGGTCAAGCCATCCACGATATTGGCCAACATACTCTGGGAAGTGGCTGGTACCGGCGGATACCCTATTATAGACTTCACTGCCGAATATCGTTTGAAACCAGTCGCAGGCGAGGAACCAGAAGAGTGGAAACCCATTATCCCAACGCACATTCCTCCAAATTCT AGACAAATAGATGTGTACCATTTGGTGCCAAACACTACGTACTCGTTTCGAGTATGGGCAACCAATCAGTTGGGAAAAGGAGAGATCGTGGAGGTCGAGGGTCATACACATCACAGCGTAGAGGAATTGG CGCAGCTGGAGGAGCAGGAGGTGATTGAGCTCGTGCCTAACATCATTCTAAATCCGGGATTTTTCGACGAGCGCACCGAGCACGTGCCGCAGGACGAGAACTTCAACAATCAAACGACCACGCGTCTCAACAACAACAGCGTTGTGCAACCTAGACGGGTTTAG
- the Rrp40 gene encoding exosome complex component RRP40, producing MEINVGDVVMPGDSLKSIVPIKREGREDRETVILGPGLRREDDTVFVCKAGILKRRDPAVYYVDSYQKRYIPSRGENVVGIVTQKSGDIYKVDIGASEQATLSYLAFEGATKKNRPDLQIGDVVYAKLLIAGRDMEPELVCVDSHGKENELGVLSSDGMMFSCSLSLVRKILNPDCPLFKLLGRNQAYEIAAGMNGRIWIKAQSVPETIAVANAILAAEYTIASEMQRLCARIEKTLMLVI from the exons ATGGAAATCAATGTCGGCGATGTGGTGATGCCGGGTGACAGTTTAAAGAGCATCGTGCCAATCaagagagaaggaagagaaGATAGAGAGACTGTGATCCTGGGCCCCGGATTGCGCCGTGAAGATGACACTGTGTTCGTCTGTAAAGCGGGTATCCTGAAGAGACGCGATCCGGCCGTATACTACGTCGACAGCTACCAGAAACG ATATATTCCCAGCCGAGGTGAGAACGTGGTCGGTATAGTGACGCAGAAGAGCGGCGACATTTACAAGGTGGACATAGGAGCCAGCGAACAAGCGACACTCTCCTACCTGGCCTTCGAGGGTGCCACGAAGAAGAACCGACCCGACCTGCAGATCGGCGATGTAGTGTACGCCAAGCTGCTGATCGCCGGCAGGGACATGGAGCCCGAATTGGTCTGCGTGGATTCTCACGGCAAGGAGAACGAGCTCGGTGTGTTGAGCTCAGACGGCATGATGTTCAGCTGTTCGTTGAGCCTTGTGAGAAAAATACTCAATCCGGACTGTCCGTTGTTCAAATTACTCGGTCGGAATCAAGCGTATGAAATTGCCGCCGGGATGAACGGCAGGATATGGATCAAGGCGCAGTCGGTTCCAGAGACAATTGCAGTGGCAAACGCCATTCTAGCGGCGGAATACACGATAGCCAGTGAAATGCAGAGGCTCTGTGCTAGAATCGAGAAAACTTTGATGTTGGTGATATAA
- the LOC105667562 gene encoding contactin-1 isoform X4 — protein sequence MVDGWQEAVYAVVPIQYITVDVGKGLKLACDDENALTYSEESNIRVMWVREGREDGQVERLKIKPNGMLELLNVSTNDAGNYSCTMDDHDVVKARINVEVKTPPPALHNVWVKPSTILANILWEVAGTGGYPIIDFTAEYRLKPVAGEEPEEWKPIIPTHIPPNSRQIDVYHLVPNTTYSFRVWATNQLGKGEIVEVEGHTHHSVEELELARHLLAGVENFDTRVWVAAVGIVMGTLMILGLGTCYLLYRECKAPSQLEEQEVIELVPNIILNPGFFDERTEHVPQDENFNNQTTTRLNNNSVVQPRRV from the exons ATGGTTGACG GATGGCAGGAAGCAGTGTATGCCGTCGTACCAATACAATACATTACCGTAGACGTTGGTAAAGGCCTGAAATTGGCCTGCGATGACGAGAATGCTCTTACGTATTCCGAGGAGTCGAATATCAGAGTGATGTGGGTGAGAGAAGGGCGAGAAGATGGGCAGGTTGAGCGACTGAAAATCAAGCCAAACGGCATGCTGGAATTGTTGAACGTCAGCACAAACGATGCCGGCAATTATTCGTGCACCATGGACGATCACGATGTTGTGAAAGCTAGGATCAATGTGGAAGTCAAAA CTCCTCCTCCTGCTTTGCACAATGTATGGGTCAAGCCATCCACGATATTGGCCAACATACTCTGGGAAGTGGCTGGTACCGGCGGATACCCTATTATAGACTTCACTGCCGAATATCGTTTGAAACCAGTCGCAGGCGAGGAACCAGAAGAGTGGAAACCCATTATCCCAACGCACATTCCTCCAAATTCT AGACAAATAGATGTGTACCATTTGGTGCCAAACACTACGTACTCGTTTCGAGTATGGGCAACCAATCAGTTGGGAAAAGGAGAGATCGTGGAGGTCGAGGGTCATACACATCACAGCGTAGAGGAATTGG AGCTCGCCCGACATCTTTTAGCCGGTGTAGAGAATTTCGATACGCGCGTCTGGGTGGCAGCCGTAGGTATTGTGATGGGCACACTTATGATTCTTGGTTTAGGTACTTGTTACCTACTGTATCGCGAGTGCAAGGCACCCT CGCAGCTGGAGGAGCAGGAGGTGATTGAGCTCGTGCCTAACATCATTCTAAATCCGGGATTTTTCGACGAGCGCACCGAGCACGTGCCGCAGGACGAGAACTTCAACAATCAAACGACCACGCGTCTCAACAACAACAGCGTTGTGCAACCTAGACGGGTTTAG
- the LOC105667563 gene encoding ethanolaminephosphotransferase 1-like isoform X2: MRDYSSLDTSPLSVYVMHPFWNKVVQYCPKWVAPNVLTFSGFLFTVLNFMLFASYDYYFYASSDDKPEYPPIPRWVFAVAAFNIFMAYTLDGIDGKQARRTQTSGPLGELFDHGLDSWTAMLITVCMYSVFGRTDHSVSPIRMYFILWNVFINFYLSHWEKYNTGVLFLPWGYDASMLATVIVFTLTSIGGHEAWKFELPGGVSAGMMFEMLFYVSALVSNLPVVLWNIYKSYRDKTGKMRTFPEAIRPLVPLILLFAISTLWILHSPSNVLEKDPRIIYFAIGTIFSNICCRLIVSQMSNTRCEVLPWILLPVAVAAIFSFILPRVDLESMYLVSVVAVLAHIHYGACVVRQMCRHFRIQTFSIKDHSE; encoded by the exons ATGCGTGAC TATAGCTCCTTGGATACGAGTCCTCTGAGCGTGTATGTTATGCACCCTTTTTGGAACAAAGTAGTACAG TATTGTCCTAAATGGGTTGCTCCAAATGTACTAACTTTCTCTGGGTTTCTTTTCACTGTGTTGAACTTTATGTTATTTGCAAGTTACGATTATTACTTCTATGCGTCTAGTGATGACAAACCAGAATATCCTCCTATACCACGGTGGGTCTTTGCTGTGGCcgcttttaacattttcatggCCTACACGCTTG ATGGAATAGATGGAAAGCAGGCACGACGTACACAAACGTCCGGTCCATTAGGAGAACTATTTGATCATGGTTTAGACAGTTGGACTGCTATGTTGATTACTGTGTGCATGTACTCAGTATTCGGCAGAACGGATCACAGCGTTTCACCAAtaagaatgtattttatattgtggAACGTATTTATTAACTTCTACCTGAGTCACTGGGAAAAATATAACACCGGTGTGTTATTTTTACCCTGGGGATACGATGCTTCCATGCTA GCAACCGTCATAGTATTTACTCTTACCAGCATAGGTGGACACGAAGCTTGGAAATTTGAATTGCCAGGCGGTGTGTCAGCGGGAATGAtgtttgaaatgttattttatgtcAGTGCACTTGTGTCCAATTTGCCAGTCGTTCTTTGGAATATATACAA ATCGTACAGAGATAAAACTGGCAAAATGCGAACATTTCCAGAGGCAATAAGGCCTTTAGTACCTTTGATTTTGCTCTTCGCAATTTCCACACTCTGGATATTGCACTCTCCGAGTAACGTCCTAGAAAAGGATccaagaataatatattttgcgattggcacaattttttccaatataTGT TGTCGATTGATCGTATCTCAAATGAGTAATACTAGATGCGAGGTATTACCTTGGATATTATTGCCAGTAGCGGTGGCCGCTATTTTCTCGTTTATCTTACCCAGAGTGGATCTGGAATCTATGTATTTAGTCTCTGTAGTAGCCGTTTTAGCACATATTCATTATGGCGCTTGTGTG GTACGTCAAATGTGTCGCCACTTCCGCATTCAAACCTTCTCTATAAAAGATCATTCCGAATGA
- the LOC105667561 gene encoding uncharacterized protein isoform X1, giving the protein MMSDNQSAKRKRKQSIKDLRCSENATNGFKESLEPSWDFINVFLDDGKKRLTRGMLQKLSEQNVTAANRESLLSNSVIVLNNTVEQAMVDEETSNRDDQDVSIIECGSKPSLPLQQISQKKKLRSSLNKKKNRSSIILINNDLSDGHSADMHESIQSSSNGENIAPQMEDDIVELWSSLKTNNKGKKNTFKKRKCNKMNNETSFVIDTKPDFKNLNRLKMKSANKRRKLYHKNDNAAMAHNPFVMQVTSKDVKQRQRTKQHYNDIDSNIKLTKVQSHKKETKKNKKCPALSQVSSSATSLVRNLASSSTQNAISTLNKLREIVVDGSNVAMAYTHHKEFAEKGIQLVVDYFMTRGHIVKVFLPLHIRRKRYSFLEEMYEKGVVVFTPSRKILGRQITPYDDRYILEYATLCNGIVISADQYRDLYQERPEWRDTIENRLLTPTFVGDRVMFPEDPLGRSGPDLHTFLRH; this is encoded by the exons ATGATGAGTGATAATCAATCTGccaagagaaagaggaagcaAAGTATCAAAGATTTAAGGTGTTCTGAAAACGCGACAAATGGTTTTAAGGAaag CCTGGAGCCATCTTGGGactttataaatgtttttctggatgatggaaaaaaaagattgacaCGTGGAATGTTGCAGAAATTAAGTGAGCAAAATGTTACAGCTGCAAATAGAGAATCTCTTTTATCCAATAGTGTAATTGTTCTAAATAACACAGTTGAACAAGCGATGGTAGACGAGGAAACAAGTAATAGAGATGACCAAGATGTTTCAATAATCGAATGCGGCTCAAAGCCATCCTTACCTCTGCAGCAAATATCGCAGAAGAAAAAGTTGCGAAGTTCTctgaataagaaaaagaatagatcatcgataatattaataaataacgattTATCTGACGGCCACTCGGCGGATATGCATGAATCCATTCAATCTTCAAGCAATGGAGAAAACATAG CACCGCAAATGGAGGATGATATAGTTGAACTGTGGTCAAgtttaaaaactaataataaagggaagaaaaatacattcaaaAAACGTAAATGCAACAAGATGAATAACGAAACGAGTTTTGTAATAGATACAAAACCAGACTTCAAAAATCTCAATCGTTTGAAGATGAAATCTGCAAACAAAAGGCGAAAATTGTATCACAAAAATGACAATGCTGCAATGGCGCATAATCCATTTGTCATGCAAGTGACATCTAAAGATGTCAAACAACGCCAAAGAACAAAGCAACACTACAATGATATAGATTCAAATATCAAGTTGACAAAAGTACAATCTCACAAAAAAGAGacaaagaaaaacaaaaagtgtCCAGCTTTGAGTCAAGTTTCAAGTTCAGCTACAAGTTTAGTTCGGAATCTGGCTTCAAGTTCAACTCAAAATGCAATTtcaactttaaataaattaagagaaaTAGTTGTTGATGGTAGCAATGTGGCGATGGC ATACACGCATCACAAAGAATTTGCTGAAAAGGGTATCCAATTAGTAGTAGATTATTTTATGACAAGAGGCCATATTGTGAAAGTTTTTTTACCACTGCACATTCGGAGAAAAAGATATTCATTTCTTGAGGAGATGTACGAAAAAGGCGTCGTCGTTTTTACACCTAGTCGTAAGATCCTCGGCAGACAAATTACTCCTTACGACGATAG ATATATTTTGGAATACGCGACGTTGTGCAACGGAATAGTAATTTCCGCCGATCAATATAGAGATTTGTACCAGGAGAGACCAGAATGGCGTGACACGATTGAAAATCGTTTATTGACGCCAACCTTCGTCGGGGATCGTGTTATGTTTCCGGAAGATCCGTTAGGCAGGTCCGGCCCTGATCTCCATACATTTTTGCGGCACTAA
- the LOC105667562 gene encoding contactin-1 isoform X2, with protein sequence MSRSRSRREERKTQGRSIDERYAVHESLISTLCQAFTRSPYYGRMDERKLLPLLILFLTGWQEAVYAVVPIQYITVDVGKGLKLACDDENALTYSEESNIRVMWVREGREDGQVERLKIKPNGMLELLNVSTNDAGNYSCTMDDHDVVKARINVEVKTPPPALHNVWVKPSTILANILWEVAGTGGYPIIDFTAEYRLKPVAGEEPEEWKPIIPTHIPPNSRQIDVYHLVPNTTYSFRVWATNQLGKGEIVEVEGHTHHSVEELELARHLLAGVENFDTRVWVAAVGIVMGTLMILGLGTCYLLYRECKAPSGGAGGD encoded by the exons ATGTCGCGTAGTCGAAGTCGCCGCGAGGAACGAAAGACACAAGGCCGATCGATCGACGAGAGATATGCGGTCCACGAGAGTCTCATAAGTACACTTTGCCAGGCGTTCACGCGCTCGCCTTATTATGGCAGAATGGACGAACGTAAATTGCTGCCGTTGCTGATACTCTTCTTGACAG GATGGCAGGAAGCAGTGTATGCCGTCGTACCAATACAATACATTACCGTAGACGTTGGTAAAGGCCTGAAATTGGCCTGCGATGACGAGAATGCTCTTACGTATTCCGAGGAGTCGAATATCAGAGTGATGTGGGTGAGAGAAGGGCGAGAAGATGGGCAGGTTGAGCGACTGAAAATCAAGCCAAACGGCATGCTGGAATTGTTGAACGTCAGCACAAACGATGCCGGCAATTATTCGTGCACCATGGACGATCACGATGTTGTGAAAGCTAGGATCAATGTGGAAGTCAAAA CTCCTCCTCCTGCTTTGCACAATGTATGGGTCAAGCCATCCACGATATTGGCCAACATACTCTGGGAAGTGGCTGGTACCGGCGGATACCCTATTATAGACTTCACTGCCGAATATCGTTTGAAACCAGTCGCAGGCGAGGAACCAGAAGAGTGGAAACCCATTATCCCAACGCACATTCCTCCAAATTCT AGACAAATAGATGTGTACCATTTGGTGCCAAACACTACGTACTCGTTTCGAGTATGGGCAACCAATCAGTTGGGAAAAGGAGAGATCGTGGAGGTCGAGGGTCATACACATCACAGCGTAGAGGAATTGG AGCTCGCCCGACATCTTTTAGCCGGTGTAGAGAATTTCGATACGCGCGTCTGGGTGGCAGCCGTAGGTATTGTGATGGGCACACTTATGATTCTTGGTTTAGGTACTTGTTACCTACTGTATCGCGAGTGCAAGGCACCCT CTGGAGGAGCAGGAGGTGATTGA
- the LOC105667562 gene encoding uncharacterized protein isoform X1 yields MSRSRSRREERKTQGRSIDERYAVHESLISTLCQAFTRSPYYGRMDERKLLPLLILFLTGWQEAVYAVVPIQYITVDVGKGLKLACDDENALTYSEESNIRVMWVREGREDGQVERLKIKPNGMLELLNVSTNDAGNYSCTMDDHDVVKARINVEVKTPPPALHNVWVKPSTILANILWEVAGTGGYPIIDFTAEYRLKPVAGEEPEEWKPIIPTHIPPNSRQIDVYHLVPNTTYSFRVWATNQLGKGEIVEVEGHTHHSVEELELARHLLAGVENFDTRVWVAAVGIVMGTLMILGLGTCYLLYRECKAPSQLEEQEVIELVPNIILNPGFFDERTEHVPQDENFNNQTTTRLNNNSVVQPRRV; encoded by the exons ATGTCGCGTAGTCGAAGTCGCCGCGAGGAACGAAAGACACAAGGCCGATCGATCGACGAGAGATATGCGGTCCACGAGAGTCTCATAAGTACACTTTGCCAGGCGTTCACGCGCTCGCCTTATTATGGCAGAATGGACGAACGTAAATTGCTGCCGTTGCTGATACTCTTCTTGACAG GATGGCAGGAAGCAGTGTATGCCGTCGTACCAATACAATACATTACCGTAGACGTTGGTAAAGGCCTGAAATTGGCCTGCGATGACGAGAATGCTCTTACGTATTCCGAGGAGTCGAATATCAGAGTGATGTGGGTGAGAGAAGGGCGAGAAGATGGGCAGGTTGAGCGACTGAAAATCAAGCCAAACGGCATGCTGGAATTGTTGAACGTCAGCACAAACGATGCCGGCAATTATTCGTGCACCATGGACGATCACGATGTTGTGAAAGCTAGGATCAATGTGGAAGTCAAAA CTCCTCCTCCTGCTTTGCACAATGTATGGGTCAAGCCATCCACGATATTGGCCAACATACTCTGGGAAGTGGCTGGTACCGGCGGATACCCTATTATAGACTTCACTGCCGAATATCGTTTGAAACCAGTCGCAGGCGAGGAACCAGAAGAGTGGAAACCCATTATCCCAACGCACATTCCTCCAAATTCT AGACAAATAGATGTGTACCATTTGGTGCCAAACACTACGTACTCGTTTCGAGTATGGGCAACCAATCAGTTGGGAAAAGGAGAGATCGTGGAGGTCGAGGGTCATACACATCACAGCGTAGAGGAATTGG AGCTCGCCCGACATCTTTTAGCCGGTGTAGAGAATTTCGATACGCGCGTCTGGGTGGCAGCCGTAGGTATTGTGATGGGCACACTTATGATTCTTGGTTTAGGTACTTGTTACCTACTGTATCGCGAGTGCAAGGCACCCT CGCAGCTGGAGGAGCAGGAGGTGATTGAGCTCGTGCCTAACATCATTCTAAATCCGGGATTTTTCGACGAGCGCACCGAGCACGTGCCGCAGGACGAGAACTTCAACAATCAAACGACCACGCGTCTCAACAACAACAGCGTTGTGCAACCTAGACGGGTTTAG